TATGATCAAATGCCGGTTGGTTTCGCTTGTGTTACAACACAGGCTATATACCCGCCCGCCCCTGGTTTGTCAAGTTGACCGTGGCCGTTTCCCGGCATCGAAGCGCAGCGCCCCGTCTCGAAGCTTAGGTCCCGGGCGGGGAACCTGCCTTCTCGCCCGGATCCTCCGCGTTCCTTCGATGGCCGCCTCAGTCCTCGATATACTGCGACAGTACCGCGTCCATGGCGGCGTTGCCGCTGGGATAGCGTCCTTCCGGAACGCCGAGACCGTGGTCGAGCAGCAGGCCGAGGGCGGCAGGATACCCGCCGTTATCCCGATTCCACTGGCAGTGCATCACGGCGTGGACCGTGTCCTGGAAATACCCGCCGATGGGCTCGGTGGAGGCGCCCCGCCGGAGGAGGAAGTCGACCATCTCGGGATTCCCCTTGCACAGGGCCCAGTACAGGGGTGTGGCCTCCATCCAGCCCCGGGCGTCAATCGGCCAGCCCAGGTCCGCCATGAGACGGACCGCGGTCCAGTTGTCCACCTGGGCCACGTGGCTGATCAGGGTTTTGTCGTCGTCGTTCAATTGGTTCAGGTGACGACTTCTAAGCCTCTGCACGACTTCGAGATCCGTGTTCGCACACGCAATCACGAACCGGTCATATTCGGAGGTAGGGGACGGCTCGGCGCCATGCTGCCTGAGGAGTTCGGCCACATCGCGTCGGCCGAGGCGACGCGCAAAGTCGAGCGGCGTCCACCCGACGATCCCGAGCGCCGTGCTCTTACCTGTCGAGGTGCGCGCATTGGGGTCCGCGCCGGCCACCAGGAGCGCGCCGATCACTTCTACCGTGTTGTTTCGCTTTACGGCCCAGTGCAGGGACGTTTCCCCGTCGGCGGGATGGATGGCGTTGGGATCGGCGCCCTGGTCGAGAAACCACCGAATGCCCTCGGTCCAGTTCATGTCCATGACATGCTTGATGCAGTAGGAAACCGCTTCCGCGTCCAACCCGTTCGCGGCGACCGTATCCAGCAGTTCCAGGTTGAACTTCTCGCAGGCGTGGTACAGGGACTCGTTGTCGTTGGGGTCGGCGCCCGCGTCCACCAGCACCCGGGCCGCCGGCACGCAGTTGTTTTCCACGCATCCGTAGAGGGCCGACTCCTTCCAGTCGTCATCGTTCACCCAGTAGCTGTCCGGGTCGGCACCGTGCCGCAGCAGCAGTTCCAGGATGCGGACCATGGCGTCGGCGCGTTCGGTCAGATAGCAGGACCATGTCGCATGTAGGATCGGGGTCCAGTCTCTCGGGCCGCCCTTTGTCGTGGCCGTGGTAGGATCAGTCGCCAGCATGTCTGTGACGGCATCCAGGTCCCCGGCGGCGCAGGCGGCGTGGATATCCCCCCGGGTGAGTTCCGGTGACGATTCGAGCACGGCCTCGGCGCGTTTCCGATCGCCCCATAACCAGGCCGAGGACAGGAACATCTCCCGTTTCTCGTCCAGGTTCCCGGCAGCGATTTCGAGGTGGATCTTCAGGTGGGGCCAGGATCTGAACCCATGTTCCCGGGCGATGGCATGATAGGCGTCCGACAGCACGACGCGGTCGCGCCGCGCGCCGGTGGCCGACCGGATTCTGTCGACGGCGCCTTCTTTGCCGCTGCGCGCGGACTTCAGCAGCGTTTTCGCCTGCAGCCTGAGATGGCGTATATCGGGATGGGAAGGCAGGGACGGCATGGAACCTCCTTCGCGCGGCCATGAGACCGCCGGAACACCCGTGTGTCCGCCGTACGGGCAGGAAGAAGGTTGCCAGTACAGATGGGAACCAACGCAGGTGAACTTGTGTTCTTTCCGCGGACGGGCGGCGTCCTGCACACACCGGTCATGGAATGGTACAGGCGCCTTGCGGTTGCGTCAAGGGAAAGCGTCCGGCTTGACGGAGGCCGCTTTTCCTGTTACCTATCGCATCAGTCATGATCTATCGGGAATTCGAAACGCACGCCGTTCTCGCGCCTTACGTTCAACTCGTATGGATGATGGAGTCCGAGCACGAGGACGACCACGCGCCCAGGTCGCTCATCGTTCCGGACGGCATAGTGGAGATCGTCTTCCATTACGGCGATCCGTGGATCACGACGGTGGCGGGCGGGAGGCGATTGGTCCAGCCGCGGAGCTTCGCGGTCTCCCAGATGCGCAAGTATATCGAAATCGAGTCCAACGGCCGGACCGGCTTCGTGTCGGTGCGCTTCTATCCGTGGGGCGCCTACCACTTTTTCGACAACCCAGTTCACAGTTTTCTGGATGATATGGTGAGCACGGCGGCCCTATGGCCGGTGCATTACGAGGAAATGACGGAGAAACTACACGTGGCGGCAGGCGGCGCGGGCGTTGCGAGCAGCACGGGCGGTGCAGACGGCGCGGGCCTCGCCTCTGTCGTGCAGGGGTTCCTGCTGGACCGACTGGAGGAGCATTACAAGGATGACGTAGCGCTAGACGAGGCGGTCAAGCTCATCCGGTCCACGGGCGGGCAACTGTCTGTCGAAGAGGTCGGTGAACGCGTCGGTCTCTCAAGAAAGCAGTTGGAAAGGAAGTTCGTGGCTACGGTCGGCACGACGCCGAAGACCTTCGCCCGCATCAGCCGGTTTCTAAACATCTGCCATCATCTGGACAGGTACCGGGACAGTACGCTGACCCGACTGGCCCACGAATGCGGGTACTTCGACCAGGCCCATTTCATCCGGGAATTCAATGCCTTTACCGGGTTTACCCCGAAGGCGTTCTTCGCTAAAAACAACGTGAAATTCGCGGAACTTTAGGTTTGTGTCTCATTTTTACAATTATATCACACCACACTTTGTATCTTTAGTCATGAAAGTATCCTGACGTCGGCGAACCCGCCATCCGCGCGGCGGCCTGGCGAACCCGCCACCCGCTCGGTGGCTTACCGTAAGGAGACCTATCGTGAAACTGGTACCCTATCTGGCATTTAACGGTCAATGCGAGGAGGCACTCGAGTTTTACCGGAACTGTCTGGGCGGTTCAGTCGTGAATCTGAGTCACTACAGCAAAGACCAGGACATCGGCATGGATATCCCCGACCACATGGTGGGAAAGGCCATGCACATGTCCATCCAGTTCGGAGACAACATGCTCATGGGTTCGGACCATATTGAAACGGTCCCTTCGGACACCAACATCTCGCTTTCGATCGACTTCGCGAGCGTGGATGAACAGGAGCAGGCATTCAACGCCATGTCCGCCGGCGGCGAGGTGACCATGCCGTTGCAGGATACCTTCTGGGGTGCTCGTTTCGGAATGATCACGGACAAATTCGGCACAAACTGGATGTTCAATTGTCACCTGGATACACAGGAGCAGCCGTCATGAAGCGCGTACCATTGGGATTGATCGCCGGCGCGGTGCTTGGTCTGCTGGACGGGCTGTCCGCGTTCCTGATTCCCGAGGCACAGGGCATGATGACCGAAATCATCGTGTGGGGAACGGCGAAGGGCCTGGTCACGGGTCTGCTGGTCGGCATGATCGCGTGCAGAATCGATGGGGTAGGCAAGAACGTGCTGGCCGGCGGCGCGGTGGGTGCGGTGCTTTCTCTGCTCGCGGCGGTCTCCACGGGATCCTACGTCGAGATCGTGCCTCCGGGGATCGTCGTCGGTTTGCTGGCGGGCCTGGTCGTATCGAAATGGGGAAAGTGATCCCGGGAAACGGTTGAGGATTCATCGGGATGGGCGTCATGCTATCCGGCGCGGCGGGTGCCGATTCAGGTCCCCGGGCGGTCCTTCGGCGCGTCCGCGACGTCTGATTCCACGCCCCCGTATCCGCGCAGCAATTCGGCCAGGTCGTCCCTTCGACTCAAACCGGCAAGACGCT
The window above is part of the Gemmatimonadota bacterium genome. Proteins encoded here:
- a CDS encoding helix-turn-helix transcriptional regulator — encoded protein: MIYREFETHAVLAPYVQLVWMMESEHEDDHAPRSLIVPDGIVEIVFHYGDPWITTVAGGRRLVQPRSFAVSQMRKYIEIESNGRTGFVSVRFYPWGAYHFFDNPVHSFLDDMVSTAALWPVHYEEMTEKLHVAAGGAGVASSTGGADGAGLASVVQGFLLDRLEEHYKDDVALDEAVKLIRSTGGQLSVEEVGERVGLSRKQLERKFVATVGTTPKTFARISRFLNICHHLDRYRDSTLTRLAHECGYFDQAHFIREFNAFTGFTPKAFFAKNNVKFAEL
- a CDS encoding VOC family protein, which produces MANPPPARWLTVRRPIVKLVPYLAFNGQCEEALEFYRNCLGGSVVNLSHYSKDQDIGMDIPDHMVGKAMHMSIQFGDNMLMGSDHIETVPSDTNISLSIDFASVDEQEQAFNAMSAGGEVTMPLQDTFWGARFGMITDKFGTNWMFNCHLDTQEQPS